ATTTAGGTTTATCTTTGATTGATACTGCGGAAATGTATGGAGAAGGGGGTGCAGAAGAAGTTATTTCACAGGTAATTGCTTCTCGTCGTGCATCGGTGTTTTTAGTTAGTAAAGTCTACCCTCATAATGCCTCGAAACAAGGGACAATTGCAGCTTGCGAGCGAAGTCTCAAACGATTGAAAACTGACTATCTTGACCTTTATTTGCTGCATTGGCGCGGTTCTATTCCGTTAGCAGAAACCCTCGAAGCATTTCAAACTCTGCAACAAGCAGGCAAAATTCGTAGTTATGGGGTGAGTAATTTTGATGTGGAGGATATGGAGGAAGTTAGTCAGTTGAAGGGGGGAAAAGAAATTGTTACTAATCAAGTTCTTTATAATTTGACACGGCGAGGGATTGAATGGAATTTATTGCCTTGGTGTCGGGAACGTAACATCCCAATCATGGCTTATTCTCCGATTGAGCAAGGAAGATTGCTGAATAATAGAACACTTAAGACGATCGCACAACAACGTCAAGTCACTCCGGCGCAAGTAGCACTAGCTTGGGTATTACATCAAGACAATGTAATTGTAATTCCTAAATCGAGTCAGATTGACCATATAGAACAGAATTATGCTGCTTTGAATTTGAAATTAAGTGCTGATGAGTTGGCTACTTTGGATGCGGCGTTTCCACTACCAAGTAAACCTGTTCCTTTAGAAACTCTTTAATTACTTGTTTCTAAATACCCATTCTCTATGAAGATGCGCTGCACGGAACCCCACCCCAAACCCCTCCCCGTAGACGGGAAGGGGCAATGATTCAGCGCAATTTTACAGAGAATAGGGATAAATCGTTGATATTTCTCAGTCATCAATCACTTTTCCGCGCAGAGTTTTGATTTGACTTCGCTTAGTCTTGCTATCCAAACGTTTTCTTTGAGAACTCCGAGTTGGCTTGCTCTTTTTTCGGGGTTTGGGAAGTGCGATCGCACTCTTAATCAACTCTTGCAATCGTTGCAACGCCTCTTCTCGATTCTGCTCCTGAGTGCGGTGTTCTTGCGCCTTAATGACAATCACCCCTTCTTTGGTAATCCGCCCGTCGGAAAGCTTCAACAATCGCTCTTTGTAAGACTCAGGTAAGGAGGAAGCGATAATGTCGAAGCGCAGGTGAATTGCGGTTGCTACCTTATTGACATTTTGCCCACCTGCCCCTTGAGAGCGAACTGCACTCATTTCAATCTCACACTCTGGAATAGTCACATTCTGAGAAATTTGTATCATAATTTAACAATTGTCCAGAGATGAGTCACGCTAGTTTTTGAGCAAATTTTACTCTGGTTCACCTTTATCTATTACAGCGCTTCGCGCTGTTATGAGGTACAATAAAATATCATTTAGTAGCCAAAGCTAATGAAAGCATATTCACTTGAGTTCCGCAAAAGAATAGTGATA
The sequence above is a segment of the Phormidium ambiguum IAM M-71 genome. Coding sequences within it:
- the arfB gene encoding alternative ribosome rescue aminoacyl-tRNA hydrolase ArfB codes for the protein MIQISQNVTIPECEIEMSAVRSQGAGGQNVNKVATAIHLRFDIIASSLPESYKERLLKLSDGRITKEGVIVIKAQEHRTQEQNREEALQRLQELIKSAIALPKPRKKSKPTRSSQRKRLDSKTKRSQIKTLRGKVIDD